One Sphaerisporangium krabiense DNA segment encodes these proteins:
- a CDS encoding DMT family transporter, with the protein MSIVDDRSAETGNRRVAELGLVGVAVCFGFTFTMVQDAIRDTPPWTFNAFRFLLAAAVLLIPYGARLRRLPAAGWRAGLVLGLLLTAGYAFQTIGLGHTTVSNAGFITGLYVVLTPVLAWLVLRQAISAWVWGCIALAAFGLFLLSGFGGAWHPLGDALTLLCSLAFAAHIIATDRVIRRFPVGPLVTVQLAVVGLVSLGASTVTGDLAPPASTDVWWAIAFTAIVASAIAYFIQSYAQRRTSPVRASLILATEPAFAGVFGFWLAGDRPTPLGWTGAALMLLAVLLAEARRPADPPQHVSHTPTPDAQTRS; encoded by the coding sequence ATGAGCATCGTCGACGACAGGTCCGCCGAGACCGGGAACCGGCGCGTCGCCGAGCTCGGGCTCGTCGGCGTGGCCGTGTGCTTCGGCTTCACCTTCACGATGGTCCAGGACGCGATCCGCGACACACCGCCGTGGACGTTCAATGCATTCCGGTTCCTGCTGGCGGCGGCCGTCCTGCTGATCCCCTACGGCGCCCGGCTCCGGCGGCTCCCCGCCGCGGGCTGGCGGGCCGGGCTGGTCCTGGGGCTGCTGCTCACCGCCGGGTACGCCTTCCAGACCATCGGGCTCGGACACACCACGGTCTCCAATGCCGGCTTCATCACCGGCCTGTACGTGGTCCTCACCCCGGTCCTCGCCTGGCTCGTCCTCCGCCAGGCGATCAGCGCCTGGGTATGGGGCTGCATCGCCCTGGCCGCCTTCGGCCTCTTCCTGCTGTCCGGTTTCGGCGGCGCATGGCACCCCCTCGGCGACGCGCTCACCCTGCTGTGCAGCCTCGCCTTCGCCGCGCACATCATCGCCACCGACCGCGTGATCCGCCGGTTCCCCGTGGGCCCCCTGGTGACCGTGCAACTCGCCGTCGTCGGCCTCGTCTCCCTGGGCGCCTCCACCGTAACCGGCGACCTCGCCCCGCCCGCGAGCACCGACGTCTGGTGGGCCATCGCCTTCACCGCCATCGTGGCCAGCGCCATCGCCTACTTCATCCAGTCCTACGCCCAGCGCCGCACCTCCCCCGTCCGCGCCTCCCTGATCCTCGCCACCGAACCCGCCTTCGCCGGCGTGTTCGGCTTCTGGCTGGCCGGCGACCGCCCCACCCCCCTCGGCTGGACCGGCGCCGCCCTAATGCTCCTCGCCGTCCTCCTCGCCGAGGCCCGCCGCCCTGCCGACCCACCCCAGCACGTCTCGCACACGCCCACTCCAGACGCACAGACCAGGTCTTGA
- a CDS encoding winged helix-turn-helix transcriptional regulator has protein sequence MQRTRFGDMACSIARTLDVIGEPWSPLILRDVYVGMTRFEQIQQDLGISRKVLTERLKWLVENDVLERREYSTRPPRHEYVLTPKGTELCDLLLVMVRWGDRWTAGEAGPPVLYRHHACGQIAHVDLHCSVCDRPMHATDIDLLPGPGQPAQPSEEASLADG, from the coding sequence ATGCAGCGCACCCGCTTCGGCGACATGGCCTGTTCGATCGCCCGCACCCTCGATGTCATCGGAGAGCCGTGGTCGCCACTCATCCTGCGAGATGTCTACGTGGGGATGACCCGCTTCGAGCAGATCCAGCAGGACCTCGGCATCTCCCGCAAGGTCCTGACCGAACGCTTGAAATGGCTGGTCGAGAACGACGTCCTGGAACGCCGCGAATACTCCACCCGCCCCCCACGTCACGAGTACGTGCTCACCCCCAAGGGCACCGAACTATGCGACCTGCTCCTGGTAATGGTCCGCTGGGGCGACCGCTGGACCGCCGGCGAAGCCGGCCCCCCAGTCCTCTACCGCCACCACGCCTGCGGCCAGATCGCCCACGTAGACCTCCACTGCTCGGTCTGCGACCGCCCAATGCACGCCACCGACATCGACCTCCTCCCAGGCCCGGGCCAGCCGGCTCAGCCGAGCGAAGAAGCTTCCCTGGCGGATGGGTAG
- a CDS encoding DUF899 domain-containing protein, with the protein MNRPPVVSAREWQAARDSLLVKEKELTHALDALAAERRRLPMVRLRTDYVFTAPDGATAGLTDLFEGRRQLVIYHFMLSPGHSHVCTGCASFTDNLTDRSHINARDTTLILMSPAPQQEIDVVRRRFGWTMPWYSAYGNDFYSDLDLGGIFGLSVLLRDGDEVFRTYYTTARGVDRLRLDFNLLDLTPYGRQEQWEDSPAGWPQDPTMSWLRPRDEY; encoded by the coding sequence ATGAACCGTCCACCCGTCGTCTCCGCGCGGGAGTGGCAAGCGGCGCGGGACTCGTTGCTGGTCAAGGAGAAGGAGCTCACCCACGCGCTCGACGCGCTGGCCGCCGAGCGGCGCCGGCTGCCGATGGTGCGGTTGCGCACGGATTACGTGTTCACCGCGCCGGACGGTGCCACGGCCGGTCTCACCGACCTGTTCGAGGGCCGCCGCCAACTGGTCATCTACCACTTCATGTTGTCGCCAGGGCACAGCCACGTGTGCACCGGCTGCGCGTCGTTCACCGACAACCTCACGGACAGGTCCCACATCAACGCCCGGGACACCACGCTGATCCTGATGTCGCCCGCGCCGCAGCAGGAGATCGACGTGGTGCGGCGGCGGTTCGGCTGGACCATGCCCTGGTACTCGGCCTACGGTAACGACTTCTATTCCGACCTGGACCTCGGCGGCATTTTCGGGCTGAGCGTGCTGCTCCGTGATGGCGATGAGGTGTTCCGGACTTACTACACCACCGCGCGCGGGGTCGACCGGCTTCGGCTGGACTTCAACCTGCTCGACCTGACCCCCTACGGCCGGCAGGAGCAGTGGGAGGACTCTCCGGCCGGGTGGCCGCAGGACCCGACCATGAGCTGGCTCAGGCCCCGAGACGAGTACTAG
- a CDS encoding pyridoxamine 5'-phosphate oxidase family protein, whose translation MARTLTSAERESFLAQPRIGVLSVPSDDDRPPLTVPVWYAYQPGGNITFFTGTQGRRARKTGLLERAGKLSFCVQRPEHPYAYVTVECTVVDVDRKPTVADVVAITSRYLPEDAAHGFAEAEVGSPTGTFVLFTARPDRWLSFDFGAE comes from the coding sequence ATGGCACGGACCCTCACCAGCGCCGAACGCGAGAGCTTCCTGGCGCAGCCCCGTATCGGCGTGCTCAGTGTGCCCAGCGACGACGACCGCCCGCCGCTCACCGTTCCCGTCTGGTACGCCTACCAGCCCGGCGGGAACATCACGTTCTTCACCGGCACCCAGGGCCGCAGGGCGCGCAAGACCGGGCTGCTCGAACGTGCGGGGAAGCTCAGCTTCTGCGTCCAGCGGCCAGAGCACCCGTACGCGTACGTGACCGTCGAATGCACGGTCGTCGATGTGGACCGGAAGCCGACGGTCGCCGATGTCGTCGCGATCACGAGCCGTTACCTGCCCGAAGACGCCGCGCACGGCTTCGCGGAGGCCGAAGTCGGCAGCCCCACGGGCACTTTCGTACTCTTCACCGCGCGACCGGACCGCTGGCTGAGCTTCGACTTCGGCGCGGAGTAG
- a CDS encoding HIT family protein, which produces MTAPGCVFCAIIAGQAPATVVRRWADAIAISPDHPVAPGHVLVIPHAHVADVGVDPAVSAATMARAAELARRWPAVNVITSRGAAASQTVWHLHLHVVPRVDGDGLPLPWTPRHAARDAATAAGSRT; this is translated from the coding sequence GTGACCGCACCTGGCTGCGTGTTCTGCGCCATCATCGCGGGCCAGGCCCCGGCCACGGTGGTGCGCCGGTGGGCGGACGCCATCGCCATCAGCCCGGACCACCCGGTCGCCCCCGGCCACGTGCTGGTCATCCCGCACGCCCATGTGGCCGACGTCGGCGTCGACCCCGCGGTGTCGGCCGCCACCATGGCGCGCGCCGCCGAGCTCGCCAGGCGGTGGCCCGCGGTCAACGTCATCACCTCCCGCGGCGCCGCGGCGAGCCAGACGGTGTGGCACCTGCACCTGCATGTCGTGCCTCGCGTCGACGGGGACGGGCTGCCGCTGCCGTGGACACCGCGGCACGCCGCCCGGGACGCCGCCACGGCGGCGGGGAGCCGGACGTGA
- a CDS encoding nucleoside 2-deoxyribosyltransferase domain-containing protein translates to MSVTVVWAREPIPGGPSVFLAGPTPRVDGVPSWRPAAIDALRAAWDGAQPLVVLTPESRDGVRAASYDDQFAWETAAREAADAILFWIPRNLATLPGFTTNVEFGHDVRTGRAVLGCPPDCPNPERNRYLIHLAHRYGVPVRQSLGETVTAALVLVNARTV, encoded by the coding sequence GTGAGCGTCACCGTGGTGTGGGCCCGCGAGCCCATCCCGGGCGGACCGTCGGTGTTCCTCGCCGGACCGACGCCCCGCGTGGACGGCGTGCCGTCCTGGCGGCCGGCGGCGATCGACGCCCTGCGGGCCGCGTGGGACGGGGCACAGCCGCTGGTCGTGCTCACCCCCGAATCCCGGGACGGGGTGCGGGCCGCCTCCTACGACGACCAGTTCGCCTGGGAGACGGCCGCCCGCGAGGCGGCCGACGCGATCCTGTTCTGGATCCCCCGGAACCTGGCCACGCTGCCGGGTTTCACCACCAACGTGGAGTTCGGGCATGACGTGCGCACCGGCCGCGCGGTGCTGGGATGCCCACCGGACTGCCCTAACCCCGAGCGCAACCGGTACCTGATCCACCTGGCGCACCGCTACGGGGTCCCGGTGCGCCAGAGCCTCGGCGAGACCGTGACGGCGGCGCTCGTCCTCGTCAACGCCAGAACCGTCTGA
- a CDS encoding glycosyltransferase, translating into MRILFWHVHGSWATAFVQGAHDYLVPVVPGRGPDGRGRARTYPWPASVREVPADRLVGEDFDVVVLQRPHEIELAHRWTGRRPGRDVPAVYVEHNTPAGDVPRTRHPLADRDDIPLVHVTHFNALFWDSGRAPVHVIEHGVVDPGHHYTGELPRAGVVVNEPIRRTRVAGTDLLPAFAATVPLDVFGMGVTGLPSHLATPPGRITVHEDLPQAAMHAELARRRVYLHPYRWTSLGLSLIEAMLLGLPVVALATTEAVEAVPPGAGVLSTNPATLRTALETFTGDLAHAHHTGRQARTAALSRYGLKRFLADWDDLLTSLR; encoded by the coding sequence ATGAGGATCCTCTTCTGGCATGTGCACGGGTCGTGGGCCACGGCCTTCGTCCAGGGCGCGCATGACTACCTGGTCCCGGTGGTCCCGGGCCGCGGCCCGGACGGGCGGGGACGGGCGCGGACGTACCCGTGGCCCGCGAGCGTCCGGGAGGTGCCCGCGGACCGGCTCGTCGGCGAGGACTTCGACGTGGTCGTCCTGCAACGGCCCCACGAGATCGAGCTGGCGCACCGCTGGACCGGCCGCCGCCCCGGCCGGGACGTCCCCGCCGTCTACGTCGAGCACAACACCCCCGCGGGCGACGTCCCCCGCACCCGCCACCCCCTGGCCGACCGCGACGATATCCCCCTCGTCCACGTCACCCACTTCAACGCCCTCTTCTGGGACTCCGGCCGCGCGCCCGTCCACGTCATCGAGCATGGCGTCGTCGACCCCGGTCACCACTACACGGGCGAGCTGCCCCGCGCCGGGGTCGTCGTCAATGAGCCGATCCGGCGCACCCGCGTGGCCGGCACCGACCTCCTCCCCGCCTTCGCCGCGACCGTCCCTCTCGACGTCTTCGGCATGGGCGTGACCGGCCTGCCGTCCCACCTGGCCACGCCACCCGGCCGGATCACCGTCCACGAAGACCTCCCGCAGGCCGCCATGCACGCCGAACTGGCCCGCCGCCGCGTCTACCTGCACCCCTACCGCTGGACGTCCCTCGGCCTGTCCCTCATCGAGGCCATGCTCCTCGGCCTCCCCGTGGTCGCGCTCGCCACCACCGAGGCGGTAGAGGCCGTCCCCCCCGGCGCGGGCGTCCTCTCCACCAACCCCGCCACCCTGCGCACCGCCCTCGAAACCTTCACCGGCGACCTGGCCCACGCCCACCACACCGGCCGGCAAGCCCGCACCGCCGCCCTGTCCAGATACGGCCTGAAACGCTTCCTCGCCGACTGGGACGACCTCCTGACGAGCCTCCGCTGA
- a CDS encoding D-glycero-alpha-D-manno-heptose-1,7-bisphosphate 7-phosphatase: protein MGVDLPAAVLFDRDGTLVKDVPYNTDPARVEPMPGARAALDRLRAASVPVGVVTNQSGIAKGLITPAQLDAVNRRVEDLLGPFAIWAVCPHDDGDGCPCRKPAPGLILRAAAVLGIAPRDCVLIGDIARDTRAAHAAGARGILVPTPETLPAEVTSATEVAADLPLAVEMALTPRPTPAPPTCPPCPDRKTATGHPSRPPMTATLGPPPSPDEHDLAGRHPCADAAAVLDRPRFPDEQGFAGHSPSPCAEDIPDVVDPVTGRAEPGSRRRAVRAEASRRRTAFRSSRSPGHA, encoded by the coding sequence ATGGGAGTCGATCTGCCGGCCGCCGTGCTGTTCGACCGAGACGGGACGCTCGTCAAGGACGTCCCCTACAACACCGACCCCGCGCGCGTGGAACCCATGCCCGGCGCCCGCGCCGCCCTCGACCGGCTGCGCGCCGCGTCCGTGCCGGTCGGCGTGGTCACCAACCAGTCCGGCATCGCCAAGGGACTCATCACCCCCGCCCAGCTCGACGCCGTCAACAGGCGCGTCGAGGACCTCCTCGGCCCGTTCGCCATCTGGGCCGTGTGCCCCCACGACGACGGCGACGGCTGCCCCTGCCGCAAGCCCGCCCCCGGCCTGATCCTGCGCGCCGCGGCCGTCCTCGGCATCGCCCCCCGCGACTGCGTCCTCATCGGCGACATAGCCCGCGACACGCGAGCCGCCCACGCCGCCGGCGCCCGGGGCATCCTCGTCCCGACCCCGGAAACCCTCCCCGCCGAGGTGACCTCCGCCACCGAGGTCGCCGCCGACCTCCCCCTCGCCGTCGAAATGGCCTTAACGCCTCGCCCGACCCCGGCCCCACCGACCTGCCCCCCCTGCCCAGACCGCAAGACCGCCACCGGCCATCCCTCCCGGCCACCCATGACGGCCACCCTCGGCCCTCCCCCTTCTCCGGACGAGCATGATCTCGCCGGTCGTCATCCCTGCGCGGATGCGGCGGCCGTCCTCGACCGTCCCCGCTTTCCGGACGAGCAGGGTTTCGCCGGTCATTCCCCCTCGCCGTGTGCGGAGGACATCCCTGATGTGGTGGATCCCGTCACGGGACGTGCGGAACCCGGTTCCCGGCGGCGTGCCGTCCGCGCGGAAGCCTCACGGCGCCGCACTGCGTTCCGCTCCTCCCGATCGCCGGGGCACGCATGA
- a CDS encoding carbamoyltransferase family protein, with amino-acid sequence MRFLGINAIFHDPAAALVVDGEIVAAAEEERFSRRKHGKRPVPFSAWELPEQAAAWCLEQAGLRPEDLDGVAYSYDPELTRNAVPAEDPRMAARDLGAASKGMAGEDRDMAAYWEDLRTTYARRAPSFLATALPGLDTAQVKFVPHHIAHAASAGLAAPYRDSAVLVCDGRGEAVSHLAGHYRDGELTVLATQELPHSLGLMYEEVTEHLGFLRSSDEYKVMALASYGEPRHLGELRELIRTTGDGGFRVEPIDWRGYAKPLRRGQAWTPDHADLAASVQRRLEEVLLELAGWLHERTRERCLTMAGGVALNCVANTRLLAEGPFDGIWVQPAAGDAGTALGGALHLARAHGDTVAPMSGADLGRSWTDAELAAWLTTARVPYTRPADLADAVAAELAADRIVAWFQGRSEYGPRALGRRSLLAHPGHAANTDRLNAVKGRERFRPIAPMVLAGRAHEIFMRGPLPSPYMTFVHDVRAEWRDKIPAVVHVDGTARAQTVDPVREPLLARMLEAFAARTGLPVVVNTSLNTAGRPMVDDPRDALECFGSAPVDVLAIGPYLVRRQEVRTS; translated from the coding sequence ATGCGGTTTCTGGGGATCAACGCCATATTTCACGACCCTGCCGCGGCCCTGGTCGTGGACGGAGAGATCGTGGCGGCGGCCGAGGAGGAACGGTTCAGCCGCCGCAAGCACGGCAAGCGCCCGGTGCCGTTCTCGGCGTGGGAGCTGCCCGAGCAGGCGGCCGCCTGGTGCCTGGAGCAGGCGGGACTGCGGCCCGAGGACCTGGACGGCGTCGCGTACTCCTACGACCCGGAGCTGACCCGGAACGCCGTCCCCGCCGAGGACCCGCGCATGGCCGCGCGGGACCTCGGGGCGGCCTCCAAGGGGATGGCGGGTGAGGACCGTGACATGGCCGCGTACTGGGAGGACCTGCGCACCACCTACGCCAGGCGCGCCCCGTCCTTCCTGGCGACCGCGCTGCCCGGCCTGGACACCGCGCAGGTCAAGTTCGTGCCGCACCACATCGCGCACGCGGCCTCCGCGGGCCTCGCGGCCCCGTACCGCGACTCGGCGGTGCTGGTGTGCGACGGCCGGGGCGAGGCCGTCTCGCACCTGGCCGGGCACTACCGCGACGGCGAGCTGACCGTCCTCGCCACCCAGGAGCTGCCGCACTCGCTCGGCCTCATGTACGAGGAGGTCACCGAGCACCTCGGCTTCCTGCGCTCCAGCGACGAGTACAAGGTCATGGCCCTGGCCTCCTACGGCGAGCCCCGCCACCTCGGCGAGCTGCGCGAGCTCATCCGCACGACCGGCGACGGCGGCTTCCGCGTCGAGCCGATCGACTGGAGGGGGTACGCCAAGCCGCTGCGCCGCGGCCAGGCGTGGACGCCCGACCACGCCGACCTGGCGGCCAGCGTGCAGCGGCGCCTTGAGGAGGTGCTGCTGGAGCTGGCCGGGTGGCTGCACGAGCGCACCCGGGAGCGGTGCCTGACGATGGCGGGCGGGGTCGCGCTGAACTGCGTCGCCAACACCCGGCTGCTGGCCGAGGGGCCGTTCGACGGCATCTGGGTGCAGCCCGCCGCGGGCGACGCGGGGACGGCGCTCGGCGGCGCGCTGCACCTGGCCCGCGCGCACGGCGACACCGTGGCGCCGATGTCCGGCGCCGACCTCGGCAGAAGCTGGACGGACGCGGAGCTGGCCGCCTGGCTGACCACGGCCCGCGTGCCGTACACGCGCCCGGCCGACCTGGCGGACGCGGTGGCCGCCGAGCTGGCCGCCGACCGGATCGTGGCCTGGTTCCAGGGACGGTCGGAGTACGGGCCGCGCGCGCTCGGCCGCCGCTCGCTGCTGGCGCACCCGGGCCACGCCGCCAACACCGACCGGCTCAACGCCGTGAAGGGACGCGAGCGGTTCCGGCCGATCGCCCCCATGGTGCTCGCCGGGCGCGCGCACGAGATCTTCATGCGCGGCCCGCTGCCGAGCCCGTACATGACGTTCGTGCACGACGTGCGGGCCGAGTGGCGCGACAAGATCCCCGCGGTGGTGCACGTCGACGGGACGGCGCGCGCGCAGACCGTGGACCCGGTCAGGGAACCGCTGCTCGCCCGGATGCTGGAGGCGTTCGCGGCGCGCACCGGCCTGCCCGTGGTGGTCAACACGAGCCTGAACACGGCGGGACGGCCCATGGTGGACGACCCGCGCGACGCGCTCGAATGCTTCGGGTCCGCGCCGGTGGACGTGCTGGCCATCGGCCCGTACCTGGTGCGGCGGCAGGAGGTGCGCACGTCATGA
- a CDS encoding glycosyltransferase family 2 protein, whose protein sequence is MITVVIPTIGRRSLHRLLAALGTSLETIVVDDRPRFSPALRVPGHVRVLRTGGRGPAAARNAGWRAADTPWIAFLDDDVLPPPGWTDALVTDLRRLGADIAGSQGRLEVRLPAGRRPTDAERNTAALTRAGWATADMAYRRAALAAVGGFDERFPRAYREDADLALRLMRAGHRLVKGRRVTEHPVRDDGFWASVRAQRGNADDALMRRVHGPGWRAAVGGVPGRLPRHAVTSTLGLASCLLLLLHGVRPPEGVARGPGRLMGLAAAAGWLAMTAEFAWARLAPGPRTPGEILRMAVTSVVIPPVACAHRLRGELRARR, encoded by the coding sequence ATGATCACCGTGGTGATCCCGACCATCGGCCGGCGCAGCCTGCACCGCCTGCTCGCCGCGCTGGGCACCAGTCTGGAGACCATCGTGGTGGACGATCGCCCGCGGTTCTCCCCCGCGCTGCGCGTCCCCGGGCACGTCCGCGTGCTGCGCACCGGCGGGCGCGGTCCCGCGGCGGCCAGGAACGCGGGATGGCGGGCCGCGGACACGCCGTGGATCGCCTTCCTGGACGACGACGTGCTGCCGCCGCCCGGGTGGACCGACGCGCTGGTCACGGATCTGCGCAGGCTGGGCGCGGACATCGCGGGCTCGCAGGGCCGCCTGGAGGTCCGCCTGCCCGCCGGGCGCAGGCCCACCGACGCCGAGCGGAACACCGCGGCGCTCACCCGCGCGGGCTGGGCGACGGCCGACATGGCCTACCGCCGGGCGGCGCTCGCGGCCGTGGGCGGGTTCGACGAGCGTTTCCCCCGCGCCTACCGGGAGGACGCCGACCTCGCGCTGCGCCTCATGAGGGCCGGGCACCGGCTGGTCAAGGGGCGGCGCGTCACCGAGCACCCCGTGCGGGACGACGGCTTCTGGGCGAGCGTGCGCGCCCAGCGCGGCAACGCCGACGACGCGCTGATGCGCCGGGTGCACGGCCCGGGATGGCGGGCGGCCGTCGGCGGCGTGCCGGGACGCCTGCCGCGCCACGCGGTGACGAGCACGCTCGGGCTGGCCTCGTGCCTGCTGCTCCTCCTGCACGGCGTCCGCCCGCCCGAGGGCGTGGCCCGGGGGCCCGGAAGGCTGATGGGGCTGGCCGCGGCGGCGGGGTGGCTGGCGATGACGGCCGAGTTCGCCTGGGCGCGGCTGGCTCCCGGCCCCCGCACGCCGGGCGAGATCCTGCGCATGGCCGTGACCAGCGTGGTCATCCCGCCGGTCGCCTGCGCGCACCGCCTGCGCGGCGAACTGCGAGCGCGCCGGTGA
- a CDS encoding glycosyltransferase family 9 protein, producing MTRRTTVLVARLDNAGDVLLAGPAVRAVAAGARRVVLLTGPNGGQAARLLPGVDEVLEWHAPWIDPDPRPLTRAHTEELISLVEAAAPGQALILTSFHQSSLPLALLLRLAGVPWIAAISEDYPGSLLDVRHLVDETEDVPEAERMLGLARAAGFVLPRGDDGALAVRRPLPDVERFTGPPGYVVVHPGASAPARAWPAELHARAVRDLVLAGVRVVVTGGPDEQALTAGVAGAYGQDLGGVTTFAELAAVLDGAAAVVVGNTGPAHLAAAVGTPVVSLFAPVVPAARWAPYRVPVTLLGDQEAACRGSRARVCPVPGHPCLSSVPVEEVVGTVLGLVGPLSGAPLDGRAGVREGAR from the coding sequence GTGACGCGCCGCACCACCGTGCTCGTGGCACGGCTCGACAACGCCGGGGACGTGCTGCTGGCCGGGCCCGCCGTCCGGGCCGTCGCGGCGGGCGCCCGCAGGGTGGTGCTGCTGACCGGGCCGAACGGCGGGCAGGCGGCACGGCTGCTGCCGGGCGTGGACGAAGTCCTGGAGTGGCACGCGCCGTGGATCGACCCCGACCCCCGCCCGCTCACCCGCGCCCACACCGAGGAGCTGATCTCCCTGGTCGAGGCCGCCGCCCCCGGCCAGGCCCTGATCCTCACCTCGTTCCACCAGTCGTCCCTGCCGCTGGCGCTGCTGCTGCGCCTGGCCGGCGTGCCGTGGATCGCCGCGATCAGCGAGGACTACCCCGGCTCGCTGCTGGACGTCCGCCACCTCGTGGACGAGACCGAGGACGTGCCGGAGGCCGAACGCATGCTCGGCCTGGCCCGCGCCGCCGGGTTCGTGCTCCCGCGTGGCGACGACGGCGCGCTCGCGGTGCGCCGTCCGCTGCCCGACGTGGAGCGCTTCACCGGCCCGCCCGGGTACGTGGTGGTCCACCCGGGGGCCTCCGCGCCGGCGCGCGCCTGGCCGGCCGAACTGCACGCGCGGGCGGTGCGCGACCTCGTCCTCGCCGGGGTGCGCGTGGTCGTGACCGGCGGCCCCGACGAGCAGGCGCTGACCGCGGGCGTCGCCGGGGCCTACGGGCAGGACCTCGGCGGGGTGACCACGTTCGCGGAGCTGGCCGCCGTGCTGGACGGCGCGGCGGCGGTCGTGGTGGGCAACACCGGCCCCGCGCACCTGGCCGCCGCGGTCGGCACGCCGGTGGTGAGCCTGTTCGCCCCGGTCGTGCCCGCGGCGCGCTGGGCGCCGTACCGGGTGCCGGTGACGCTGCTCGGCGACCAGGAGGCGGCCTGCCGGGGCAGCCGGGCGCGGGTGTGTCCCGTGCCCGGGCATCCGTGCCTGTCGTCGGTGCCGGTCGAGGAGGTCGTGGGGACCGTGCTCGGCCTGGTGGGGCCGCTCTCCGGCGCGCCGCTGGACGGCCGCGCCGGGGTGAGGGAGGGGGCGCGATGA
- a CDS encoding glycosyltransferase yields MRIAMVSEHADPLAAVGGVDAGGQNVHVAGLAAALAGLGHEVTVYTRRAAAGDPATIAMAPGVTVEHVPAGPPVPLAKDDLLPHMPAFADHLRRRWRASRPDVAHAHFWMSGVAALEAAEDLGVPVAQTFHALGTVKRRWQGSADTSPPERLAIERDVGRRAAAVIATCSDEVRELTAMDVPVDRITVVPCGVDLGLFHPDEAGTRGEPDVRILSIGRLVPRKGVDTVIEALCHVPGARLVIAGGEPGDEDTPRLRALAAARGLAGRVRLAGAVAREDVPALMRSAQVVVTVPWYEPFGMVPVEAMACGVPVVASAVGGHLDTVSGCGMLVPPRRPRLLAAVLRDLLARPELRAALGASGVRRARSRYGWPRVAAQTESVYRSLIGDRLGRLAAAGG; encoded by the coding sequence ATGAGGATCGCCATGGTGTCCGAGCACGCCGACCCGCTCGCCGCGGTCGGCGGCGTCGACGCGGGCGGGCAGAACGTCCACGTCGCGGGGCTGGCCGCCGCGCTGGCCGGCCTGGGCCACGAGGTGACCGTCTACACGCGGCGCGCCGCCGCCGGCGACCCGGCGACGATCGCGATGGCGCCGGGCGTGACCGTCGAGCACGTGCCCGCGGGGCCGCCCGTCCCGCTGGCCAAGGACGACCTGCTCCCTCACATGCCCGCCTTCGCCGACCATCTGAGGCGCCGCTGGCGGGCGAGCCGCCCGGACGTGGCGCACGCGCACTTCTGGATGAGCGGCGTGGCCGCGCTCGAGGCGGCCGAGGACCTCGGGGTGCCGGTCGCGCAGACCTTCCACGCCCTCGGCACGGTGAAACGACGCTGGCAGGGCTCGGCCGACACCAGCCCGCCCGAACGCCTCGCGATCGAGCGCGACGTCGGGCGCCGCGCCGCCGCGGTGATCGCCACCTGCTCCGACGAGGTGCGGGAGCTCACGGCCATGGACGTGCCGGTCGACCGGATCACGGTCGTGCCGTGCGGGGTCGACCTCGGGCTGTTCCACCCGGACGAGGCCGGCACGCGAGGTGAGCCGGACGTGCGGATCCTCAGCATCGGCAGGCTGGTGCCGCGCAAGGGCGTGGACACGGTCATCGAGGCGCTGTGCCACGTCCCCGGCGCGCGGCTCGTCATCGCGGGCGGCGAGCCGGGCGACGAGGACACGCCGAGGCTGCGGGCGCTCGCCGCGGCGCGGGGCCTGGCCGGGCGGGTGCGGCTGGCCGGCGCGGTGGCGCGGGAGGACGTGCCGGCGCTGATGCGGTCGGCGCAGGTCGTCGTCACCGTCCCCTGGTACGAGCCGTTCGGGATGGTGCCGGTCGAGGCGATGGCCTGCGGGGTGCCGGTCGTGGCGTCCGCCGTCGGCGGGCACCTGGACACGGTGTCCGGCTGCGGCATGCTCGTCCCGCCGCGCAGGCCGCGCCTCCTCGCCGCCGTGCTGCGCGACCTGCTGGCCCGGCCCGAGCTGCGCGCCGCGCTCGGCGCGAGCGGGGTGCGGCGGGCGCGTTCCCGGTACGGCTGGCCGCGGGTGGCCGCGCAGACCGAGTCGGTGTACCGCAGCCTGATCGGCGACCGGCTCGGCCGGCTCGCCGCGGCGGGAGGGTGA